One region of Flavobacterium pisciphilum genomic DNA includes:
- a CDS encoding DUF4238 domain-containing protein: protein MTNESKKHHYLPQFVLRRFSIDTKGKQIYVFDKQTEKCYTSSILNSGSENDYNTVLTDTEEFNFEYLFQKTDNLYAELTRKIIEQGSFDGLDYDDFKSLALVTVNQLRRTKLERSTMDYVNREIYNTIEKAIKDLKGHYTNGHERLTSEEIKAFSIMGVFDTEEEIRSLLTMGIYLIKNRTGLPFLISDTPVVFDNNFDYGGLGIFEKGIEIYLPISPEYLVGFCCPTIINKLQIADNLGTLDIEATKFLRALEEDHPLILEDLNHVKYYNSLQVLKSYRFIYSTIDVSSLVKGIISHNPKIKFNETTVRLGEMGKGPPPNKNLPMGDLLIIFGNKDHNMLPVKIISASQEKVEFKCEKSFLLSTVLADIPYERAEWHCDQSLRWALGKPEINIIDQANDLYELTYSDKKMFQVFEMIRNEKKKKEGNFKQSRLRRFLNFIRIIKK, encoded by the coding sequence ATGACAAATGAATCAAAAAAACATCATTATTTGCCTCAATTTGTTCTGCGAAGATTTAGTATTGATACAAAAGGAAAACAAATTTATGTTTTTGATAAGCAGACTGAAAAATGTTATACCTCGTCAATATTAAATAGTGGCAGTGAAAACGACTATAATACTGTCTTAACTGATACAGAAGAGTTCAATTTTGAGTATCTTTTCCAGAAAACAGATAACTTATATGCAGAACTTACGAGAAAAATAATTGAGCAAGGATCTTTTGACGGACTTGATTACGATGATTTTAAGTCTTTAGCTTTAGTAACAGTAAATCAGCTGAGAAGAACTAAGCTTGAGAGGTCAACAATGGATTATGTTAACAGAGAAATTTATAATACAATTGAAAAAGCAATTAAGGACTTAAAAGGCCACTATACGAATGGTCATGAAAGGTTAACTTCCGAGGAAATTAAAGCTTTTTCAATTATGGGTGTCTTTGATACTGAAGAAGAAATTCGTTCACTTCTTACTATGGGTATCTATTTAATTAAAAACCGGACAGGGCTTCCATTTTTAATATCGGACACTCCTGTAGTTTTTGATAATAATTTTGATTATGGAGGACTAGGAATTTTTGAAAAGGGAATTGAAATATACCTGCCTATAAGTCCTGAATATTTAGTAGGTTTTTGTTGCCCTACAATAATAAATAAATTGCAGATAGCGGATAATTTAGGAACTTTAGATATCGAGGCTACAAAGTTTTTAAGAGCACTTGAAGAAGACCATCCTTTAATATTAGAGGATCTAAATCACGTTAAATATTACAATAGTCTTCAAGTATTAAAGTCCTATCGTTTTATATATAGTACTATTGATGTTTCCAGTTTAGTAAAAGGAATAATTTCACACAATCCAAAAATTAAGTTTAATGAAACAACTGTAAGGTTGGGGGAGATGGGAAAGGGACCTCCTCCAAATAAAAATCTCCCAATGGGCGATTTATTGATTATTTTTGGAAATAAGGATCACAATATGTTGCCCGTAAAAATTATTAGCGCCTCTCAAGAAAAGGTAGAATTTAAATGCGAAAAAAGCTTTTTGCTCTCAACTGTGTTAGCTGATATTCCCTATGAAAGAGCCGAGTGGCATTGTGATCAGTCTTTAAGATGGGCACTTGGAAAACCTGAAATAAACATTATTGATCAAGCGAATGATTTATACGAGTTAACTTATTCAGATAAAAAAATGTTTCAAGTTTTTGAGATGATAAGAAATGAAAAGAAGAAAAAAGAGGGGAATTTTAAGCAAAGTAGATTACGGCGATTTCTAAATTTTATAAGAATAATAAAAAAGTAA
- a CDS encoding NB-ARC domain-containing protein — protein MKPELLKLIKKNQDAYYVNRGFYYQYLTVLQKWIQHYISSDDITVFTEVGNDIKEVGQKLVYTQVKCYKAPFSFQNSILKKELFSFFVQYLEEKEINLELEFHFFTNSALTKNETLLAAWMNSQPLTEGELLNQCRKKIREIFKKELKEICAKKLYDKRKTEKEKLEIKSGFAVLIAELDISALLDDFISRIHWSFGKETPLESITTIHNTVLEDLKHQKFEGKPPQMLLEALLSEIYRCSQLEDSENRKVDNKMMEVILARKDDEISNFTNESLVKLLDVRFYALEEKVALVEHTVELHGKILKEHSTHLNSLLAIVAKPKDVLLPRDFTLIPYINNTDGLGRTDDLLNLYNLLLQNKCVSLCGVGGIGKTVVAKLYANNYRNEYDHVLWLDTETGIYESFILNEGLIRNLSVNPEETPHNKFLDIIQKLNNIQGKGLLVINDLLNDENEKLDKLKSLYNWHVIFTSRLRVNYGIQQEVKPLSFEHASQLYRKFEPDRIADDNIFEQFFDLIEYNTLTIVLVAKTIHLSFDLTLEKFLIYLREQRLDDEDIEVDIELGSTSVNLLNILQKTFNISTLSSYDRYYMEFLALLPAEGITMADLLLLYGKESEKKNKAELTKVVNQLHKKGLITRTGSQIKMDMIFQESVLYQLRKDKNTFMSQMFHIPFLTARIREGVDGNPGQAARFIKYAQSFVSKITEEYRASIYQPMLILENEMLNVLNWFQNSKDLIQKWENLTLRAIAYMDAGDLQLGIIFHNYGLNLAAINKREEASKYFDMSIVIFKSGQGNASHLLNMLCNKAHLYLQLNDLESFKITFQEISDLRELYNLWHDHTFPLQCHLLGTANKNNDNFVEAKKMFSIAVNAQRELPIENRNDLNLVIYLCDLAFCFLMDKEIEPAERAVIYAVNILYPLKMGPGKHLERVIEILIWITDLKGELETSSKLKERLENLFRV, from the coding sequence ATGAAACCAGAACTTCTTAAACTCATTAAGAAAAACCAAGATGCTTACTATGTAAACAGAGGCTTTTATTATCAGTACTTAACAGTACTTCAAAAATGGATTCAGCATTACATCAGCAGTGACGATATTACTGTTTTCACTGAAGTAGGAAATGACATTAAGGAAGTTGGCCAAAAATTGGTCTATACACAGGTGAAATGCTACAAAGCTCCTTTTAGCTTTCAAAATAGTATTCTAAAAAAAGAACTATTCTCTTTTTTTGTCCAGTACTTGGAAGAAAAAGAAATAAATTTAGAGTTGGAATTTCATTTTTTTACTAACTCAGCACTCACCAAAAATGAAACACTACTCGCTGCATGGATGAATTCGCAACCTTTGACTGAAGGTGAATTACTAAATCAATGCCGCAAAAAAATTAGAGAGATTTTTAAAAAAGAACTCAAAGAGATATGTGCAAAAAAATTATATGATAAAAGAAAAACAGAAAAAGAAAAACTTGAAATTAAATCTGGCTTTGCAGTACTTATTGCAGAACTGGATATAAGCGCTCTACTTGATGATTTTATTAGTAGGATACATTGGTCTTTTGGAAAAGAAACTCCTTTAGAAAGTATTACCACCATACATAATACAGTTCTTGAAGATTTAAAGCATCAAAAATTCGAAGGAAAGCCACCACAAATGCTTCTCGAAGCACTACTTTCCGAAATCTACCGTTGCTCTCAATTAGAAGATAGTGAAAACAGAAAGGTAGATAATAAAATGATGGAGGTTATTCTGGCGCGAAAAGATGACGAAATTAGTAACTTTACAAATGAATCACTTGTAAAGCTTCTCGATGTTAGGTTTTATGCTTTGGAGGAAAAAGTTGCATTAGTAGAACATACAGTGGAACTTCATGGAAAGATACTAAAGGAACATTCAACACACTTGAATTCACTTTTAGCTATTGTTGCAAAACCAAAGGATGTATTGCTCCCACGAGACTTTACTTTGATTCCTTACATAAATAATACAGATGGTCTTGGAAGAACCGACGACTTACTGAATTTATACAACCTGCTGTTACAAAATAAATGTGTGAGTCTCTGCGGTGTTGGAGGCATTGGAAAAACCGTAGTAGCAAAGTTATATGCTAATAATTATCGTAATGAATATGATCATGTTTTATGGTTAGACACCGAAACAGGTATATATGAAAGTTTCATCCTTAATGAGGGCCTAATTCGTAACCTTTCTGTTAACCCTGAAGAAACTCCCCACAATAAATTCTTGGATATTATTCAAAAGCTCAACAATATTCAGGGAAAAGGTCTACTCGTAATAAACGATCTCTTAAATGATGAGAATGAAAAGCTGGATAAATTAAAAAGTCTGTACAACTGGCACGTAATTTTTACTTCGCGACTAAGAGTGAACTACGGCATACAGCAAGAGGTAAAACCACTTTCCTTTGAGCATGCCTCTCAGCTGTACCGTAAATTTGAACCAGACAGAATAGCTGATGATAATATATTTGAGCAATTTTTTGACCTCATAGAATACAACACTCTCACCATTGTGCTTGTTGCAAAGACAATACATCTGAGTTTCGATCTTACGCTAGAAAAGTTTTTAATTTATCTTCGGGAACAGCGGCTTGATGATGAAGATATAGAAGTAGATATAGAATTGGGAAGTACAAGTGTGAACTTACTTAATATACTGCAAAAAACCTTCAACATAAGCACGCTAAGTTCCTATGATCGCTATTATATGGAGTTTTTGGCGCTACTTCCCGCAGAGGGTATTACCATGGCGGATCTACTACTATTGTACGGTAAAGAATCTGAAAAAAAAAATAAGGCAGAACTGACAAAAGTGGTGAACCAACTGCATAAAAAAGGTTTAATTACACGAACTGGTAGCCAGATTAAAATGGACATGATATTTCAGGAATCTGTTTTATATCAGCTGCGTAAGGATAAGAACACTTTTATGTCTCAGATGTTTCACATACCCTTCCTTACCGCGCGTATTCGAGAAGGTGTAGATGGTAATCCTGGACAAGCGGCACGCTTTATAAAATATGCCCAGTCATTCGTAAGTAAAATTACAGAAGAGTACAGAGCATCAATTTATCAGCCTATGCTAATCTTGGAGAATGAAATGCTTAATGTCCTAAATTGGTTTCAAAATTCTAAGGATCTAATTCAAAAATGGGAAAATCTTACTTTAAGGGCGATCGCATACATGGATGCAGGTGACCTCCAATTAGGAATAATCTTTCATAACTATGGACTGAATCTCGCAGCTATTAATAAGCGTGAAGAAGCTTCAAAATATTTTGATATGTCTATAGTAATTTTTAAATCTGGGCAAGGGAACGCATCTCATCTGTTAAATATGTTATGTAATAAGGCTCATCTTTACTTGCAGCTGAATGATCTAGAAAGTTTTAAGATAACATTCCAGGAGATATCTGATTTAAGAGAACTGTATAATCTTTGGCATGATCATACATTTCCTTTGCAGTGTCATCTCTTGGGTACCGCTAACAAAAATAATGATAATTTTGTTGAGGCAAAGAAAATGTTTTCAATTGCAGTAAATGCCCAAAGGGAATTACCTATAGAAAACAGAAATGATCTTAATTTGGTAATTTATCTTTGTGATTTGGCCTTTTGCTTCCTAATGGATAAAGAAATTGAGCCCGCTGAAAGAGCAGTTATATATGCTGTAAATATATTATACCCCCTCAAGATGGGACCTGGGAAGCATTTAGAAAGGGTAATAGAAATATTGATCTGGATTACAGATTTAAAAGGAGAATTAGAAACAAGTAGTAAATTAAAAGAGCGACTTGAAAATTTATTTAGAGTCTAA
- a CDS encoding AAA family ATPase codes for MLLYIWINNFRNISRTGFNLSSRYNFTFEENEIKTISNGIEGELKCEVLDSVNIFPDNIVDFKVVIGENGAGKTSLLDALINNLMTEHNRNFDGFIVTDKSIIFRDNSKIKYSNDELKLDLIADIDIVNYKLPSYKEKRDKDYPTRLVESYLKNNIVFYYSPLLNFDKVIDFEGVAGMNDAFEYYEKYINLSIENQIVRDYKNNVNQPNQYRLNGVSELLNFKIFETKRYLDFLFNFQIGDDFIFTNKIEKIRFRMNTFYDIYWETIDDYLKTDDQTLGSIKKVTSFINEKAKSNNYGFTDLKSNLYRQFIYCVLKFEYDYRWSIKNTAGSNALIDTLRTFIDATKGKRTPQTILASFLRQTLFNKKTKINIKTFDDIIKFITDNPKIKTLYEDCFEIEIHEKETINELFRLFYENENFKTELRYYLCNFILIEFDGLSNGEKNLLSLFSRFYNSSKYYNFKNKELILLLDEPEVGLHPQWQTEFISILNSFLTKLFPDNKIQILLTTHSPILLSDFPPNHVIYLKKDDETGKCQVDNIQNSNSTFAANIHSLYSNAFFLKDKGAAMGNVAKSYINKLIRDIKQKEKSKEELTALIEPIGEPLIKDQLKKILDENYPSFQGNIKNIDQYIQSLENTLLEAKKIKADLNEDSNKS; via the coding sequence ATGTTGCTATACATTTGGATAAACAATTTCAGAAATATTTCAAGAACTGGATTTAATCTGTCATCGAGATATAATTTTACATTTGAAGAAAATGAAATAAAAACTATTTCAAACGGAATAGAAGGAGAATTAAAATGCGAAGTACTGGATAGTGTAAACATTTTTCCTGACAACATAGTCGATTTTAAAGTTGTTATTGGAGAAAATGGAGCCGGAAAAACATCTCTTTTAGATGCATTAATAAATAATTTAATGACGGAACATAATAGAAATTTTGATGGATTTATTGTCACGGATAAATCCATAATTTTTAGAGATAACAGCAAAATAAAATATAGTAATGATGAGCTTAAATTAGATCTTATTGCCGATATTGATATTGTCAATTATAAACTTCCTTCATATAAAGAAAAACGCGACAAAGATTATCCTACCAGATTAGTAGAAAGCTACTTGAAGAATAATATTGTTTTTTACTATAGTCCCTTACTAAATTTCGACAAAGTTATTGATTTTGAGGGAGTCGCAGGAATGAATGATGCATTCGAATATTATGAAAAATATATTAATCTATCCATTGAAAATCAAATAGTAAGGGATTATAAAAATAATGTAAACCAACCCAATCAGTATAGATTAAACGGTGTAAGTGAACTGCTTAATTTTAAAATTTTTGAAACTAAAAGATACCTTGATTTTTTATTCAATTTCCAGATTGGCGATGATTTCATATTTACCAATAAAATCGAAAAAATCCGCTTCCGAATGAACACTTTTTACGATATATATTGGGAAACAATAGATGATTATTTAAAAACTGATGACCAGACTTTAGGGAGTATAAAAAAAGTCACAAGCTTCATTAATGAAAAAGCTAAATCCAATAACTATGGTTTTACAGATTTAAAGTCAAATTTGTACAGACAATTTATATACTGTGTTCTAAAATTTGAATATGACTATAGATGGAGTATCAAAAACACTGCTGGAAGTAATGCTTTAATAGACACTTTAAGAACCTTTATTGATGCAACCAAAGGAAAGCGAACGCCTCAGACAATATTAGCCTCTTTTCTAAGACAAACACTCTTTAATAAAAAAACTAAGATCAATATAAAAACCTTTGACGATATTATTAAGTTTATAACTGATAATCCAAAGATTAAAACATTATATGAAGATTGTTTTGAGATTGAAATTCATGAAAAAGAAACTATCAATGAATTATTCAGACTGTTTTATGAAAATGAAAATTTTAAAACAGAACTCAGATACTACTTGTGTAATTTTATTTTGATTGAATTCGATGGATTAAGTAATGGTGAAAAAAATTTACTTTCATTATTTTCTAGGTTCTACAACAGCTCTAAATATTATAATTTCAAAAACAAAGAATTAATATTACTGCTGGATGAACCCGAAGTGGGTCTTCACCCACAGTGGCAGACTGAATTTATTTCAATATTAAACTCATTTTTAACAAAATTATTTCCTGACAATAAAATTCAAATTTTATTAACAACTCATTCTCCAATTTTATTATCCGATTTCCCTCCAAATCATGTAATATATTTGAAAAAAGATGATGAAACAGGGAAATGCCAGGTTGATAATATACAAAATTCAAATTCTACCTTTGCCGCAAACATACATTCTCTTTATTCTAATGCCTTTTTTTTAAAAGACAAAGGTGCCGCAATGGGGAATGTAGCCAAAAGTTATATTAATAAACTTATTCGGGATATTAAGCAAAAAGAAAAAAGCAAAGAGGAATTAACTGCTTTAATAGAGCCTATCGGAGAGCCATTGATTAAAGATCAATTAAAAAAAATATTAGATGAAAACTATCCTTCTTTTCAAGGAAATATAAAAAACATTGATCAATATATTCAAAGTTTGGAAAACACATTATTAGAAGCAAAAAAAATTAAAGCTGATTTAAATGAGGATAGTAACAAAAGTTAA
- a CDS encoding DUF4145 domain-containing protein, whose amino-acid sequence MKDFCFIKGAKEKNLALSIKKLKEDDVIIDQLFDWADKLRLGGNKAAHNIDTDFDSLDAKDILDFTIAILDFTY is encoded by the coding sequence TTGAAGGATTTTTGCTTCATTAAAGGTGCAAAAGAAAAAAATCTGGCTCTATCGATTAAAAAACTCAAAGAAGATGACGTTATTATTGATCAGCTTTTTGATTGGGCGGATAAATTAAGATTAGGAGGAAATAAAGCAGCACATAATATTGATACTGATTTCGATTCTTTGGATGCTAAAGATATTTTAGATTTCACTATTGCAATTTTGGATTTTACTTATTGA
- a CDS encoding McrC family protein — protein sequence MAGYTKKIVVFEHEILRYDRGEKKISKEQFEALERYYGDGVPYYKLVHHGVQFNEHVGVIQVGSTLIEVLPKADRKPLSISEDNKWRDLLIGMLKAVGSFDVKSTSSSNLKIKPNTILDLYLELYLKELEYLIHNGLIKKYRKREANVTALKGSLQFAKQIQYNLTHQERFYVKHTTYDVEHELHFILYKALKLLKQINTNNDLHSRIGSLLLNFPEMPDIKVTEATFDKIHFNRKNQHYKKAIEIAKLLLLKYHPDVSKGKNHVLALMFDMNLLWEQFIYISLRKKTEGVTKVISQSLKYFWRPETGRKTRMIPDIVIETSTGNIVLDTKWKNLNGSNPSPDDLRQMYVYHEYYRAKKVALVYPGKKENGKSGTFLDFGGLVGDKHCSVLLLDINEKGHIKSWQEEIRTNISAFINKTNN from the coding sequence ATGGCTGGATATACTAAAAAAATAGTTGTTTTTGAACATGAAATCCTTCGGTATGATAGAGGTGAAAAAAAAATATCCAAAGAACAATTCGAAGCTCTTGAACGCTATTATGGTGATGGTGTGCCTTATTACAAATTGGTTCATCATGGGGTTCAATTCAATGAACATGTTGGTGTAATTCAAGTTGGCAGTACTCTAATTGAAGTATTACCTAAAGCGGATAGAAAACCACTCTCGATTTCGGAAGATAATAAATGGCGTGATTTATTAATTGGTATGCTTAAAGCCGTTGGAAGTTTCGATGTAAAATCTACAAGTTCAAGTAATTTAAAAATCAAACCCAACACAATCTTAGACTTGTATTTGGAACTATATCTTAAAGAATTAGAATATTTAATTCATAACGGATTAATTAAAAAATATAGGAAAAGGGAAGCTAATGTAACAGCATTAAAAGGAAGTTTACAATTTGCTAAACAGATTCAATATAATTTAACTCATCAAGAACGCTTTTATGTGAAACATACAACCTATGATGTAGAACATGAACTGCATTTTATTTTGTATAAAGCTTTAAAACTGTTGAAACAAATCAACACAAACAATGATCTTCACAGTCGTATCGGATCTCTATTGCTAAACTTTCCTGAAATGCCAGATATTAAAGTAACGGAAGCTACATTTGATAAAATACATTTTAATCGAAAAAATCAGCACTATAAGAAAGCAATTGAAATAGCAAAATTATTATTATTAAAATACCATCCTGATGTTAGCAAAGGTAAAAATCATGTCTTAGCTCTAATGTTTGATATGAATTTACTTTGGGAACAATTCATTTATATAAGTCTAAGAAAAAAAACAGAAGGAGTTACAAAGGTAATCTCTCAATCTCTAAAATATTTTTGGAGACCTGAAACTGGTAGAAAAACTCGAATGATCCCAGATATTGTTATTGAAACTTCAACGGGTAATATTGTTTTAGATACCAAATGGAAAAATCTAAATGGCAGTAATCCTTCTCCAGATGATTTACGTCAAATGTACGTTTACCATGAATATTATAGAGCCAAAAAAGTAGCTTTGGTATATCCAGGTAAAAAAGAAAATGGAAAGTCAGGAACTTTTTTGGATTTTGGCGGTTTAGTCGGAGATAAACATTGTAGCGTTTTGTTACTCGATATAAATGAAAAAGGCCACATTAAATCGTGGCAAGAAGAAATAAGAACAAATATTTCTGCCTTTATAAATAAGACTAATAACTAA
- a CDS encoding McrB family protein, translated as MNIFFGKISQKIDINQINDGYYIAPQGSSWYGDLKIGDFVYLIGGDKIQFWKAREWNIKNGKDILKFDVLNRDLGINVSQLIALKYLYLTKALAVLTSRSARSKAFFKLELLKNIPLTDLSDSQFYKNPELYRSIKIVKSQDVIENSEDIQLTFENSKLKLIDNDFIDNSIKEQFIDNLDKRGNGAKMKDPVLDFFFKAANNLPTTVTHKQIGLRRFYDTFFCEYKSSEKYFLVGAFWDTENPQDQTGRFIKESIWTNGYTDKFNKEVNGVPAGSNIAIKSAFVREKTKAVMAIKARGIVIRNLNDGQNLEIQWEEDFKPFEVDFGGYMQTIKEVTKKSDIEIIWNDDTQSSQEKNPVQTNTIATNMYIPKNQILYGPPGTGKTYELQQIIKYWDLDEKTGTEKDYNSFVKNYTWWQIIALVLFEKEKIIVPDLAQHPLIIAKLGSSNVKSLKTRLWSSLQNHTVDNCINVKLAKRVGEKVFYKESNSEWRLDSRAEFQSEFPPLIEAYEEFKISDNTKSKEYTFTTCHQSLSYEDFIEGIKPRLNDSDTLDDEESKNLIYETRKGIFYNACEKAAQKAGFINLKDCLSKTKEKRRIAFEKAAVTGNIHVIFLDEINRCNVSNVFGELITLIEDDKRLGRENEIADITLPYSQEEFGVPSNLYIIGTMNTADRSIEALDTALRRRFSFEEMLPQANLLTPSGMYCRLLWKYEFVGWQDKKFVEKENELFSLLEVSEEWRTNKVSVWETMKKEKDKSNISYFDSFSVNGVDLKKLLEKINKRIEYLIDKDHTIGHSYFMAVNNFDDLKLAFRNKIIPLLQEYFFGDYGKIGLILGQGFFEPINSEENDILFAEFHDYDGSDFTEKTIYNIKDILLFEDEEMKMAIATLLK; from the coding sequence ATGAATATATTTTTCGGTAAAATTTCACAAAAAATAGATATAAATCAAATAAATGATGGTTATTATATAGCTCCTCAAGGTTCATCTTGGTATGGAGATTTGAAAATAGGTGATTTCGTCTATTTGATTGGTGGCGACAAAATACAGTTTTGGAAAGCCCGAGAATGGAATATTAAAAATGGTAAAGATATTTTAAAATTTGATGTGTTAAATCGTGATCTAGGAATTAACGTTTCACAATTAATTGCATTAAAATACTTATACCTAACTAAAGCATTGGCAGTCCTAACTTCAAGATCTGCTCGAAGTAAAGCTTTTTTTAAATTAGAATTGTTAAAAAATATTCCACTAACTGATTTGTCAGATTCTCAATTTTATAAAAATCCTGAATTATACAGATCAATTAAAATTGTCAAAAGTCAAGATGTTATAGAAAATTCAGAGGATATTCAATTAACTTTTGAAAACAGCAAATTAAAGTTAATAGATAATGATTTTATAGATAATTCAATTAAAGAACAATTTATTGATAATTTAGATAAAAGAGGAAATGGCGCTAAAATGAAAGATCCTGTTTTAGATTTTTTCTTTAAAGCAGCAAATAATCTTCCAACAACAGTTACGCACAAACAAATTGGATTACGACGTTTTTATGATACCTTTTTTTGTGAATATAAAAGTAGTGAAAAGTATTTTCTTGTTGGAGCATTTTGGGATACTGAAAATCCACAAGATCAAACAGGGCGTTTCATAAAAGAAAGCATTTGGACTAACGGATATACAGACAAATTTAATAAGGAGGTAAATGGTGTTCCTGCAGGAAGTAATATAGCTATTAAATCAGCATTTGTTCGAGAAAAGACAAAAGCAGTTATGGCAATAAAAGCTAGGGGAATTGTAATACGGAATCTAAACGACGGTCAAAACCTCGAAATACAATGGGAAGAAGACTTTAAACCTTTTGAAGTTGATTTTGGCGGATATATGCAAACTATAAAGGAAGTTACCAAAAAATCAGATATTGAGATAATATGGAATGATGATACCCAATCAAGTCAAGAAAAAAATCCTGTACAAACTAATACTATAGCTACTAATATGTATATTCCAAAAAACCAAATTCTTTACGGGCCTCCAGGAACTGGGAAAACCTATGAACTTCAGCAAATTATAAAATATTGGGATTTAGATGAAAAAACAGGAACTGAAAAAGATTATAACTCTTTTGTAAAAAACTATACCTGGTGGCAAATTATAGCGCTAGTCTTATTTGAAAAAGAAAAAATAATCGTTCCTGATTTAGCCCAACATCCTTTAATCATTGCAAAATTAGGATCTAGTAATGTTAAAAGTTTAAAAACTCGATTATGGAGTAGTTTGCAAAATCATACTGTAGATAATTGCATAAATGTAAAATTAGCGAAACGTGTAGGTGAAAAAGTTTTCTATAAAGAATCAAATTCTGAATGGAGGTTAGATAGCAGAGCTGAATTTCAATCAGAATTTCCCCCTCTCATAGAAGCCTACGAAGAATTCAAAATAAGCGACAATACGAAGAGCAAGGAATATACTTTTACAACCTGTCACCAAAGTTTGAGTTATGAAGATTTTATTGAGGGGATAAAACCAAGGTTAAACGATTCTGACACATTAGACGATGAAGAATCTAAAAATTTAATCTATGAGACTAGAAAAGGGATCTTTTACAATGCTTGCGAAAAAGCAGCACAAAAGGCGGGTTTTATTAATCTCAAAGATTGTCTGAGTAAGACCAAAGAAAAAAGAAGAATTGCTTTTGAAAAAGCTGCTGTAACGGGCAACATTCATGTTATATTTTTAGATGAAATAAATCGATGCAATGTGTCGAATGTTTTTGGAGAGTTAATAACTTTAATTGAAGATGACAAACGTTTAGGCAGAGAAAATGAGATTGCTGATATAACTTTACCCTATAGCCAAGAAGAATTTGGCGTACCTTCAAATTTATATATTATTGGTACTATGAATACTGCTGACAGAAGTATCGAAGCATTAGATACTGCCTTACGAAGAAGATTTAGTTTTGAGGAAATGTTGCCTCAAGCAAACTTGCTAACTCCGTCTGGAATGTATTGCCGTTTATTATGGAAATATGAGTTTGTTGGATGGCAGGATAAAAAATTCGTTGAAAAAGAAAATGAATTATTTTCGTTGTTAGAAGTTTCTGAAGAGTGGCGTACTAATAAGGTTAGTGTCTGGGAAACAATGAAAAAAGAAAAAGACAAATCTAATATTTCTTATTTTGATTCTTTTTCTGTTAATGGAGTAGATTTAAAAAAACTGTTGGAAAAAATCAACAAACGTATTGAATATTTAATAGATAAAGATCATACTATTGGGCATAGTTATTTTATGGCAGTAAATAATTTTGATGATTTAAAATTAGCATTCAGAAATAAAATTATTCCTCTTTTACAAGAATATTTCTTTGGAGATTATGGTAAAATAGGATTGATCTTAGGTCAAGGCTTTTTTGAGCCGATTAATTCTGAAGAAAATGATATTTTATTTGCTGAATTTCATGATTATGATGGATCTGATTTCACTGAAAAAACCATCTATAATATAAAGGATATTTTATTATTTGAAGATGAAGAAATGAAAATGGCTATTGCAACATTACTAAAATAG